From Rutidosis leptorrhynchoides isolate AG116_Rl617_1_P2 chromosome 3, CSIRO_AGI_Rlap_v1, whole genome shotgun sequence, a single genomic window includes:
- the LOC139901193 gene encoding uncharacterized protein has product MSSSSSSSGDSFTKYTINVIENLSDEEEVNSRRYIRRNHYEAHDRLMDDYFNEGCKYSADNFKRRFRMRRRVFLRIMNDILSYSANPLPYSFRWFHRRQDSHGKWSISPHLKMTAALRQLAYGYTPDALDEYLQMSERVARESLHNFCRCIIDFYANVCLREPTLHDIHRLYEGHERIHGFPGMLGSIDCMHWAWAKCPVAWRGQYMRGDHSHPTIMLEAVASYDNWIWHAYFGVAGSNNDINVLNTSDLFNSMLNEEMPDVPYEINGVHYSRGYYLADGIYPTWAAFVKGFSSAVDEKRTYFTKKQASARKDVERTFGILQGRWHILQQPARAYEVNIMRQLMYTCIVIHNIIIEDNGYNLAENDWVVEPVQHIQRTWIDRCDARARRTRELRDREVHEGIRSDLVEHLWDLRDDL; this is encoded by the coding sequence ATGTCGTCTTCTTCGAGTTCTTCCGGCGACTCGTTCACGAAGTACACAATAAACGTAATTGAAAATTTATCcgatgaagaagaagttaactcacGTCGTTATATACGTCGAAATCATTATGAAGCACATGATCGTTTGATGGACGATTATTTTAACGAGGGTTGCAAATATTCGGCTGATAATTTCAAACGAAGATTTCGAATGCGGCGACGTGTTTTTCTTAGGATTATGAATGATATTCTAAGCTACTCAGCAAATCCATTGCCGTATTCTTTTAGATGGTTTCATCGAAGACAAGATTCACATGGTAAGTGGAGTATTAGCCCACATTTGAAGATGACAGCCGCGCTACGTCAGCTAGCATACGGTTATACACCGGATGCGTTGGATGAGTATCTTCAAATGTCCGAACGAGTTGCTCGGGAATCTCTACACAACTTTTGTAGGTGTATCATTGATTTTTATGCTAACGTGTGCCTAAGAGAGCCTACTTTGCACGACATTCATCGTTTGTATGAAGGTCATGAAAGGATTCATGGTTTTCCGGGCATGTTGGGTAGTATAGATTGTATGCACTGGGCATGGGCAAAATGTCCAGTTGCGTGGAGAGGACAGTATATGCGAGGTGATCACAGTCACCCAACTATTATGCTTGAAGCGGTCGCCTCGTATGATAATTGGATTTGGCATGCGTATTTTGGTGTAGCGGGTTCAAACAACGATATTAATGTGCTAAACACTAGTGATTTGTTCAACTCAATGCTTAATGAGGAAATGCCGGACGTTCCTTATGAAATAAACGGGGTTCATTATAGCAGGGGGTATTATTTAGCTGACGGTATTTACCCAACTTGGGCGGCCTTTGTTAAGGGATTTTCAAGTGCCGTTGACGAAAAACGTACTTACTTTACTAAGAAACAAGCGAGTGCTCGCAAAGATGTTGAAAGAACGTTTGGGATCCTTCAAGGCCGTTGGCATATTCTTCAGCAACCCGCACGAGCTTACGAGGTGAATATAATGAGACAACTAATGTACACCTGCATCGTGATACACAACATCATTATCGAAGACAATGGATACAACCTTGCTGAGAATGATTGGGTAGTTGAGCCCGTCCAACATATACAACGTACGTGGATCGATAGGTGCGACGCTCGAGCAAGAAGAACGAGGGAGTTACGTGATAGAGAAGTGCATGAAGGCATACGATCTGATTTGGTTGAACATTTGTGGGATCTTCGTGACGACCTATGA